One region of Acidobacteriota bacterium genomic DNA includes:
- a CDS encoding glutaconate CoA-transferase: MPESSGTWSAFSYVVTNLSRFIRPDEVTFSGVNSTPPMLACLLAKRAYDFDFVYLNVAGGVQPTPSSIPRSSSDPVLAEGSTAIFSNEDFYDLCTRGGMDLCFLGAAQVDGRGRTNVSAIGDWHAPKVRLPGGGGGAVMLPTARRAVTWRTEHSTRTLVDRLDFVTAAGGLHGVVTPIAVFERRDGRLALRSWHPAASLDEVRRRTGFAFDATGAAPTPQPTDREVAALRALDPEGQFERNANVTLR, from the coding sequence ATGCCTGAATCGTCCGGGACCTGGTCCGCGTTCTCCTACGTCGTCACGAACCTCTCGCGATTCATCCGACCGGACGAAGTGACGTTCAGCGGTGTCAACTCGACGCCGCCGATGCTGGCATGCCTGCTCGCCAAGCGGGCCTACGACTTCGACTTCGTGTACCTCAACGTGGCAGGCGGCGTGCAACCGACGCCATCGTCGATCCCCCGCTCGAGCTCCGATCCGGTGCTGGCGGAAGGCTCCACCGCCATCTTCTCGAACGAGGACTTCTACGACCTCTGCACCCGCGGCGGGATGGACCTCTGCTTCCTCGGGGCCGCGCAGGTCGACGGCCGGGGCCGCACCAACGTGTCGGCCATCGGCGACTGGCACGCGCCGAAGGTCCGGCTGCCGGGAGGTGGAGGCGGCGCGGTGATGTTGCCGACCGCCCGGCGCGCGGTGACGTGGCGCACGGAGCACTCCACGCGCACGCTGGTCGACCGGCTCGACTTCGTGACCGCGGCCGGCGGCCTGCACGGCGTCGTCACGCCCATCGCGGTCTTCGAGAGGCGCGACGGGCGCCTCGCCCTCCGGTCCTGGCACCCGGCTGCCTCCCTCGACGAGGTGCGCCGGCGGACGGGGTTCGCGTTCGACGCGACCGGCGCGGCGCCGACTCCGCAGCCGACCGACCGCGAGGTCGCCGCACTTCGCGCCCTGGACCCCGAAGGGCAGTTCGAGCGCAACGCGAATGTGACGTTGCGGTAG
- a CDS encoding CoA transferase subunit A, producing MPDSKVVPLADLATRIPDGAALALGGSFLHRGPFALVRELIRQGRKSLEIIKQSPGYDIDILCRAGAVARARAGIVAMEGHLGLAPAYRRAVERQEIELEEHACMTLTAGLRAAAYGVPFQPVGGVHGSDLPALNRWASVPDPYGSGKDVWVIPAIQPDISVIHVNEANALGDARVYGTFHWDRVLSRAAKRVFLVAESLAPVESFQERPELTLIPGFLVEAVAVVPRGAWPGSCWPLYPVDYPAVETYMQSEGLEEHLAAAPESAAPERRETVHA from the coding sequence ATGCCCGACTCGAAGGTCGTTCCCCTCGCCGACCTCGCCACGCGCATCCCCGACGGCGCGGCCCTGGCCCTCGGCGGAAGCTTCCTCCACCGCGGTCCGTTCGCCCTCGTGCGCGAGCTGATCCGCCAGGGCCGGAAGTCGCTGGAAATCATCAAGCAGTCGCCCGGCTACGACATCGACATCCTCTGCCGCGCCGGCGCCGTGGCCCGGGCGCGGGCCGGCATCGTGGCCATGGAAGGCCACCTCGGCCTGGCGCCGGCGTATCGCCGCGCCGTGGAGCGGCAGGAGATCGAACTGGAGGAGCACGCCTGCATGACGCTTACGGCGGGGCTGCGCGCCGCCGCCTACGGCGTGCCGTTCCAGCCCGTCGGCGGCGTCCACGGCTCGGACCTGCCCGCCCTGAATCGGTGGGCGTCGGTGCCGGATCCTTACGGCTCGGGCAAGGACGTGTGGGTCATTCCGGCGATCCAGCCCGACATCTCGGTCATTCACGTCAACGAGGCGAACGCTCTGGGCGATGCGCGCGTCTACGGCACGTTCCACTGGGACCGCGTCCTCAGCCGCGCGGCGAAACGCGTGTTCCTGGTGGCGGAGTCGCTCGCCCCGGTGGAGTCGTTCCAGGAACGTCCGGAGCTGACCCTTATTCCCGGGTTTCTGGTCGAGGCGGTGGCCGTCGTGCCGCGGGGAGCGTGGCCAGGCTCGTGCTGGCCGCTCTACCCGGTGGACTACCCCGCCGTCGAGACATACATGCAGTCCGAAGGCCTGGAGGAACACCTTGCGGCCGCGCCGGAGTCGGCGGCGCCGGAGCGCCGCGAAACCGTCCATGCCTGA
- a CDS encoding PQQ-dependent dehydrogenase, methanol/ethanol family, which produces MKNLAGPLALLVGLWPAPGPAQTADDLINDARTPEDVLVHSMGYDRKSYSPLEQINKSNIHRLVPIWSTSMMNNSGELAAPAIYDGVMYTINGSWTFAIDLETGRQIWRTPVVLEDGARRNSNFNRGGPVLYEGRLFRVTVDNHVLALDVETGEELWKQKFADASEGYYATGAPVIANGVLISGMAGGESTTRGFLDGWDPATGEKLWRRYTIPGPGEPGHETWPANSDAWMYGGAPTWRSGSYDPELDLVYWGTGNAEPYDPTPRGALDSLYASTVIAIRPKTGEIACYYQYTPNDVYDVDGVDEHVLADLEVDGEMRKVMIQANKNGFLYTLDRTDCSLIAVHPYVYVNWATHIDPATGRPVLTDLYRDFLAGEQVYIWPSRGTNAVPIAFNPDTGLIYSTTWHVPRIQQLLPEPQERVLGASYTGVTNRFPEVEPGDLLGHIVAINPLTGDKKWEIPMHDFPSSAGVLATGGGLLFTGKITGEFIALDEETGETLWEFQTGSSVNATAITYMLNGRQQITVASGLGGSLANRYARGRVASGGSVWTFALMPD; this is translated from the coding sequence ATGAAGAATCTGGCCGGACCGTTGGCGCTCCTCGTTGGACTGTGGCCGGCTCCCGGGCCCGCCCAGACGGCGGACGACCTGATCAACGACGCGCGGACCCCCGAGGACGTGCTCGTCCACAGCATGGGGTACGACCGCAAGAGCTACAGCCCGCTCGAACAAATCAACAAGTCGAACATTCACCGGCTGGTGCCGATCTGGAGCACCAGCATGATGAACAACTCGGGCGAGCTGGCCGCACCGGCCATCTACGACGGCGTGATGTACACGATCAACGGAAGCTGGACCTTCGCCATCGACCTGGAGACCGGCCGGCAGATCTGGCGCACGCCGGTCGTCCTCGAAGACGGCGCGCGGCGCAACAGCAACTTCAACCGCGGCGGCCCAGTTCTCTACGAGGGCCGCCTCTTCCGCGTGACCGTGGACAACCACGTCCTGGCCCTGGACGTGGAGACGGGGGAGGAGCTCTGGAAACAGAAGTTCGCCGATGCGTCGGAGGGCTACTACGCGACGGGCGCGCCGGTCATCGCCAACGGCGTGCTGATCTCCGGGATGGCGGGCGGGGAATCCACTACGCGCGGCTTCCTCGACGGCTGGGATCCCGCCACCGGCGAGAAGCTGTGGCGCCGCTACACGATCCCCGGCCCGGGCGAACCGGGCCACGAAACCTGGCCCGCCAACAGCGACGCGTGGATGTACGGCGGGGCGCCGACGTGGCGCTCCGGCTCCTACGACCCGGAGTTGGACCTCGTCTACTGGGGGACGGGCAACGCGGAGCCGTACGATCCGACGCCGCGCGGCGCGCTGGACAGCCTCTATGCGTCGACCGTGATTGCCATTCGCCCGAAGACGGGGGAGATCGCCTGCTACTACCAGTACACGCCGAACGACGTCTACGACGTGGACGGCGTCGACGAGCACGTCCTGGCCGATCTGGAAGTCGACGGCGAAATGCGGAAGGTGATGATCCAGGCCAACAAGAACGGCTTCCTGTACACGCTCGACCGGACCGACTGCTCGCTGATCGCCGTGCACCCCTACGTTTACGTCAACTGGGCCACGCACATCGACCCGGCGACCGGGCGTCCGGTGCTGACCGACCTCTACCGGGACTTCCTGGCCGGCGAGCAGGTCTACATCTGGCCGTCCCGCGGCACCAACGCGGTGCCCATCGCCTTCAACCCGGACACCGGCCTCATCTACTCGACGACCTGGCATGTGCCGCGCATCCAACAGCTTCTGCCGGAGCCGCAGGAACGGGTCCTCGGGGCCAGCTACACGGGGGTCACCAACCGCTTCCCGGAGGTCGAGCCCGGCGACCTGCTCGGTCACATCGTGGCGATCAACCCGCTGACCGGCGACAAGAAGTGGGAGATCCCGATGCACGACTTTCCCAGCTCGGCCGGCGTCCTGGCGACGGGCGGCGGGTTGCTGTTCACGGGCAAGATCACCGGCGAGTTCATCGCTCTCGACGAGGAGACCGGCGAGACGCTCTGGGAGTTCCAGACCGGATCGAGCGTCAATGCGACGGCGATCACCTACATGCTGAACGGCCGCCAGCAGATAACCGTGGCGTCAGGGCTCGGGGGCAGCCTCGCCAACCGGTACGCGCGGGGCCGGGTGGCGTCCGGTGGATCCGTCTGGACGTTCGCGTTGATGCCCGACTGA
- a CDS encoding alkaline phosphatase, whose protein sequence is MTIHSNLNSLLQRRLDRRDLLTGGLALLGLGAARRTSGGSLFQPSAFPLGVASGDPTPDGVVIWTRLALDPLNGGGMPPEDVEVVWEVARDEGMTDVAQRGTAIASRRLGHSVHVEVDGLEPARWYWYRFRSGADESRIGRTRTLPAPGARTNRLRFAFASCQHYEQGYYTAYQHMAEDDLDIVFHLGDYIYEYEGRDGRVRRHTGGEIELIEEYRNRYALYRSDPDLQAAHAAFPWVVTWDDHEVDNNYANDVSEEEGLPAELFLRRRAAAYQAYYEHMPLRRASLPNGPALQLYRAFDWGDLASFHVLDTRQYRTDQPCGDRRRVVCDGIYDPAATPLGETQERWLMDGLDRSAARWNVIPQQIMMARVDYTPGEGETYGMDVWSGYEVARRRLMEFLATRRPANPVVLTGDIHSNWVADLQLDYQDAAGPIVATEFVGTSISSSGDGSDVRDNTAALLAENPWIRFFNSQRGYVRCDLTPEQCRADYQVLEYVSRPGSPISTRASFVVEDGRPGAQRL, encoded by the coding sequence ATGACCATCCACTCCAACCTCAATTCGTTGCTCCAACGTCGGTTGGACCGCCGCGATCTGCTGACCGGCGGCCTGGCCCTGCTTGGCCTCGGCGCCGCACGCCGCACTTCGGGAGGCTCTCTCTTCCAACCGTCCGCGTTCCCCCTCGGCGTGGCGTCCGGCGATCCGACGCCGGACGGCGTCGTGATCTGGACGCGCCTGGCCCTGGATCCGTTGAACGGCGGCGGCATGCCGCCGGAGGACGTGGAGGTGGTCTGGGAGGTCGCGCGCGACGAGGGGATGACGGACGTCGCGCAGCGCGGGACGGCGATAGCGTCCCGCAGGCTCGGACACAGCGTCCATGTGGAAGTGGATGGGCTGGAGCCGGCGCGGTGGTATTGGTACCGGTTTCGGAGCGGCGCCGACGAGAGCAGGATCGGCCGCACGCGCACGCTGCCGGCGCCCGGAGCGCGGACCAATCGCCTCCGCTTCGCGTTCGCTTCGTGCCAGCACTACGAGCAGGGCTACTACACGGCGTACCAGCACATGGCGGAAGACGACCTCGACATCGTCTTCCATCTCGGCGACTACATCTACGAGTACGAAGGGCGCGACGGGCGTGTCCGCCGGCACACGGGCGGCGAGATCGAGCTGATCGAGGAGTACCGCAACCGGTACGCGCTCTATCGCAGCGATCCGGACCTGCAGGCGGCCCACGCGGCGTTCCCGTGGGTGGTGACGTGGGATGACCACGAGGTGGACAACAACTACGCGAACGACGTCTCGGAGGAGGAAGGCCTGCCGGCCGAGCTGTTCCTGCGGCGCCGCGCCGCCGCCTACCAGGCCTACTACGAGCACATGCCCCTGCGCCGGGCATCGTTGCCGAACGGACCTGCCCTGCAGCTCTACCGCGCCTTCGACTGGGGCGACCTCGCCTCGTTCCACGTGCTCGACACGCGGCAGTACCGCACCGACCAGCCGTGCGGCGATCGGCGCCGGGTCGTCTGCGACGGCATCTACGACCCGGCCGCGACGCCGCTGGGCGAAACACAGGAGCGGTGGCTCATGGATGGGTTGGATCGGTCCGCCGCGCGCTGGAACGTCATCCCGCAGCAGATCATGATGGCGCGCGTCGACTACACGCCGGGTGAGGGCGAGACGTACGGGATGGATGTCTGGTCCGGCTACGAGGTCGCGCGGCGACGGCTGATGGAGTTCCTGGCGACGCGGCGGCCGGCGAATCCCGTCGTCCTCACCGGCGACATCCACAGCAACTGGGTGGCCGACCTCCAGTTGGACTACCAGGATGCGGCCGGGCCGATCGTGGCCACCGAGTTCGTCGGCACCTCCATCAGCTCCAGTGGCGACGGCTCCGACGTCCGGGACAACACCGCCGCCCTGCTCGCCGAGAACCCCTGGATCCGGTTCTTCAACAGCCAGCGCGGCTACGTGCGCTGCGATCTGACCCCTGAGCAGTGCCGGGCCGACTACCAGGTCCTGGAGTACGTCAGCCGGCCCGGCAGCCCCATCTCCACGCGGGCGTCGTTCGTCGTCGAGGACGGACGGCCCGGCGCGCAGCGACTGTAG
- a CDS encoding AbrB/MazE/SpoVT family DNA-binding domain-containing protein: MRISERGQITIPKPLRDRFGMNHDVEVEITPTEQGLLIQKRTASRHPVERVYGVLRRRGNTDNYIEAIRGR; the protein is encoded by the coding sequence ATGAGAATATCTGAACGCGGGCAGATCACCATCCCGAAACCACTGAGGGACCGTTTCGGCATGAACCACGATGTCGAGGTGGAGATCACGCCGACGGAGCAAGGCCTGCTCATTCAGAAGCGAACGGCTTCCAGGCACCCGGTGGAGAGGGTGTACGGCGTGCTCAGGCGGCGCGGCAACACCGACAACTACATTGAAGCCATCCGGGGACGATGA
- a CDS encoding type II toxin-antitoxin system VapC family toxin produces the protein MITAVDTSVLLDIFLPDENHGPESAQRLRTAYDRGAILVCDVVYAELVPAFDDRNALDRVLREVGVTSSPIDTAIAYEASVRWDRYRQAGGSRERIITDFLIGAHAVVAADAFLTRDRGFYATYFPELRPD, from the coding sequence ATGATCACCGCCGTTGATACGAGCGTCCTGCTCGACATCTTCCTTCCTGACGAGAATCACGGTCCGGAGTCGGCGCAACGGCTGCGCACCGCCTATGATCGCGGCGCCATCCTCGTCTGCGACGTGGTCTACGCGGAACTGGTCCCGGCCTTCGATGACCGCAACGCACTCGACAGAGTGCTTCGGGAGGTCGGTGTGACCTCATCGCCCATCGACACAGCTATCGCCTATGAAGCCAGCGTGCGCTGGGATCGCTATCGTCAGGCTGGCGGTTCGCGAGAACGAATCATCACCGACTTCTTGATCGGTGCGCACGCCGTCGTGGCTGCCGACGCCTTTCTGACTCGTGATCGCGGCTTCTATGCGACGTACTTCCCGGAACTCCGCCCCGACTGA
- a CDS encoding ATP-binding protein has translation MVRRRYWIEAIERLWGERSVVWLSGVRRVGKTFLCRSLPSVEYFDCELPSTRRALEDPERFLTDVAGRRIVIDEIQRLRDPSELLKIAADYHPGTRVIATGSSSLGASRRFRDTLTDRKRDLRLTPMILQDEEEFGGRGIDHRFMHGGLPPFFLAAQRPEHGFQEWLDSYWSRDIQELFRVERRWSFLRFVELVLAQSGGVFEASRLARPCEISRTTVVNYLRVLEDTFVVQVVRPYSARRASEIVAAPKVYGFDTGFVCLFKGWDHLRDEDRGVLWEHYVLNEYLGRAQDQRVRYWRDKRGHEIDFVLVRGGGATVAIECKWRAAGFDARNLKAFRSRYPDGDNFVVTDDTATSYVRDYGGVAVRFVNLPELMDRVTNRA, from the coding sequence ATGGTCCGGCGTCGCTACTGGATCGAGGCCATCGAACGCCTGTGGGGCGAGAGGTCGGTGGTCTGGCTTTCGGGAGTTCGCCGGGTCGGCAAGACCTTCCTGTGCCGGTCGCTGCCAAGCGTCGAGTACTTCGATTGCGAGCTGCCGAGCACGCGGCGCGCATTGGAAGATCCCGAACGTTTCCTCACCGACGTTGCCGGTCGGCGGATCGTGATCGACGAGATCCAGCGCCTGCGCGATCCGTCCGAGCTACTGAAGATCGCCGCGGACTACCATCCCGGGACTCGCGTCATCGCTACAGGGTCGTCGTCCCTTGGCGCCTCGCGGCGATTCCGCGACACCCTCACCGACCGTAAGCGCGATCTCCGGCTGACGCCGATGATCCTCCAGGACGAGGAGGAGTTCGGCGGTCGCGGCATCGATCACCGTTTCATGCACGGCGGGCTGCCGCCCTTCTTTCTCGCCGCACAAAGACCCGAGCACGGATTCCAGGAGTGGCTTGACTCGTACTGGTCCCGGGACATTCAGGAGCTGTTTCGCGTGGAGCGCCGTTGGTCGTTCCTGCGGTTTGTAGAGCTGGTGCTCGCACAGAGCGGCGGTGTTTTCGAGGCCTCGCGCCTGGCGCGTCCGTGCGAAATCAGTCGGACCACGGTCGTCAACTACCTGCGGGTACTTGAAGACACCTTCGTCGTGCAGGTTGTGAGACCGTACAGCGCCCGCCGTGCTTCGGAGATCGTAGCGGCGCCCAAGGTGTACGGGTTCGATACCGGGTTCGTCTGTCTGTTCAAGGGGTGGGATCACCTGCGGGACGAGGACCGGGGTGTCCTGTGGGAGCACTACGTACTCAACGAGTACCTGGGCCGCGCTCAGGACCAGCGCGTGCGGTACTGGCGGGACAAGCGGGGGCACGAGATTGACTTCGTGCTCGTTCGCGGAGGTGGCGCAACAGTGGCGATAGAGTGCAAGTGGCGCGCGGCCGGCTTCGACGCACGGAACCTGAAGGCTTTCCGTTCACGATATCCGGACGGCGACAACTTCGTGGTAACCGATGACACGGCAACCTCCTATGTCCGTGACTACGGCGGGGTTGCGGTCCGTTTCGTCAACCTGCCCGAACTGATGGATCGCGTGACGAACCGAGCGTAA